A window from Herbaspirillum sp. meg3 encodes these proteins:
- a CDS encoding M23 family metallopeptidase, with product MFPKDKFARAASLYRTAHLYCHEKFHGSSRKTKVLSAGALFLGAFTIGAAGFAPAEPDTSDAPVHAITKDLALPDLKQQIAQLEEREAFYVNEEKVRTGDTLATLLTRLGVDDEEAASFIKSDTLARAVMQLRAGKRVMARTSEDGELQQLTATMSDGRDGPISNLVIERDGEKFKASTVPAVLERRIEMRSGQIRSSLFAATDNAQIPDSIATQIVDMFATNINFASDLRRGDRFNVVYETFYNNGEPVRTGRVLAGEFTNAGNTYQAVWFDEPGSKIGGGYYSFDGKSLKKAFLKSPLAFTRISSGFSMRVHPILGIWKQHTGVDFAAPTGTPIHASGDGVVDFVGKQNGYGNIVVIKHWSGYSTAYGHMSRFVSGLRKGDKISQGEVIGYVGMTGWATGPHLHYEFRVNNVPRNPLSVEVPNAQPLGGNQLARFRTVSTDMNRRLSLLRPADGNGVTLASR from the coding sequence ATGTTCCCTAAAGATAAATTCGCGCGCGCCGCCTCCCTGTACCGCACCGCCCATCTCTACTGCCACGAGAAATTTCACGGCTCTTCCCGTAAAACCAAGGTTCTTTCCGCCGGGGCTTTATTCCTTGGCGCGTTCACCATCGGCGCCGCCGGTTTTGCACCGGCCGAGCCGGACACCTCCGACGCGCCGGTTCACGCCATCACCAAAGACCTGGCCCTGCCTGATCTGAAACAACAGATTGCGCAGCTGGAGGAGCGTGAGGCGTTTTATGTCAATGAAGAAAAAGTCCGTACCGGTGACACATTGGCAACATTGCTGACCCGTCTCGGCGTCGATGACGAGGAAGCTGCCAGCTTCATCAAGTCCGATACGCTGGCCCGCGCCGTCATGCAGTTGCGCGCCGGCAAGCGCGTCATGGCGCGCACCTCCGAAGACGGCGAGTTGCAACAGCTCACCGCCACCATGAGCGACGGCCGCGACGGCCCGATCAGCAATCTGGTGATCGAGCGCGACGGCGAAAAGTTCAAAGCCAGCACCGTGCCGGCCGTATTGGAGCGCCGCATCGAAATGCGTTCGGGCCAGATCCGCTCGTCGCTGTTTGCCGCCACCGACAATGCCCAGATCCCCGACAGCATCGCGACGCAAATCGTCGACATGTTCGCCACCAACATCAACTTCGCGTCGGACCTGCGCCGCGGCGACCGCTTCAACGTGGTCTATGAAACCTTCTACAACAACGGTGAGCCGGTACGCACCGGCCGCGTGCTTGCAGGTGAGTTCACCAACGCCGGCAACACCTATCAGGCCGTCTGGTTCGATGAGCCGGGCAGCAAAATCGGCGGCGGCTACTACTCCTTCGATGGCAAGTCGCTGAAGAAAGCCTTCCTCAAGTCGCCATTGGCCTTTACCCGTATTTCTTCAGGCTTTTCGATGCGCGTGCATCCTATCCTCGGTATCTGGAAACAGCACACCGGCGTCGACTTCGCGGCACCGACCGGCACTCCGATCCATGCATCGGGCGACGGCGTGGTCGATTTCGTCGGCAAGCAAAACGGCTACGGCAATATCGTCGTGATCAAGCATTGGAGTGGTTATTCCACCGCCTACGGTCACATGAGCCGCTTTGTCTCGGGCTTGCGCAAGGGCGACAAGATCAGCCAGGGCGAAGTGATCGGCTACGTCGGCATGACAGGCTGGGCAACCGGTCCGCATCTGCACTACGAATTCCGCGTCAACAACGTGCCCCGCAATCCTCTGTCGGTAGAGGTACCTAACGCACAACCGCTGGGCGGCAATCAACTGGCGCGCTTCCGTACGGTGTCGACCGACATGAACCGTCGCCTGTCGCTGCTGCGCCCCGCCGACGGCAATGGTGTCACGCTGGCTTCGCGCTAA
- a CDS encoding anhydro-N-acetylmuramic acid kinase, with product MSADLDPPRSASSSLYIGLMSGTSLDGVDGVLASLPADTDGQPLATLATAYVPFPDDLRAALMALQTNGENELQREAMAANQLAAYYAQCVAELLEKSAIPAAYIRAVGVHGQTIRHRPELGYTRQTNNPSLLAELCGIDVIADFRSRDVAAGGQGAPLVPAFHQAVFGSEEQARVVINIGGISNISILPAGKLQATSGFDTGPGNVLMDAWIARHHGQSYDTDGAWGASGKPDAALLAALRSDAYFALPPPKSTGRDLFHLEWLDAQLAAHPHLTSADVQATLAAFTATTIAEAIIRYAPQTGAVYVCGGGAYNAYLLKLLEENLSAGAGRAIPVLSTEALGIAPNHVEALAFAWLAQRFCLRMPGNLPAVTGARGLRVLGGLYPAQ from the coding sequence ATGTCCGCCGATCTCGATCCTCCACGCTCCGCCTCCTCCTCTCTCTACATCGGCCTGATGTCAGGGACCAGCCTCGACGGTGTCGACGGCGTGCTCGCTTCGCTGCCGGCCGATACAGACGGCCAGCCGCTGGCGACGCTGGCGACTGCTTATGTACCCTTCCCTGACGATTTGCGCGCGGCCCTGATGGCCTTGCAAACCAACGGTGAAAACGAACTCCAGCGCGAGGCGATGGCAGCCAATCAACTGGCCGCCTATTACGCGCAATGCGTCGCCGAGCTGCTGGAAAAAAGCGCCATTCCGGCAGCCTATATCCGCGCCGTCGGCGTACATGGCCAGACGATCCGTCATCGTCCTGAACTGGGCTACACACGCCAGACCAACAATCCCTCCCTGCTGGCTGAATTGTGCGGCATCGACGTGATAGCAGATTTCCGTAGCCGCGACGTTGCTGCGGGTGGCCAGGGCGCACCGCTCGTACCAGCCTTTCATCAGGCGGTCTTTGGCAGTGAGGAACAGGCACGCGTGGTGATCAACATCGGCGGCATCAGCAATATCAGCATCCTGCCTGCCGGCAAATTACAGGCGACATCAGGCTTCGACACCGGCCCGGGCAATGTGCTGATGGATGCCTGGATCGCGCGTCATCACGGTCAAAGCTACGACACCGACGGTGCCTGGGGGGCATCGGGCAAACCCGATGCAGCGCTGTTGGCCGCCTTGCGCAGCGACGCCTATTTCGCGTTGCCGCCACCCAAGAGCACCGGGCGCGATCTGTTTCATCTGGAATGGCTGGATGCCCAACTGGCGGCTCACCCGCATCTGACGTCCGCCGACGTGCAGGCAACGCTGGCCGCTTTCACTGCGACCACCATCGCCGAGGCGATTATCCGGTACGCACCGCAAACCGGCGCTGTGTATGTATGCGGCGGCGGCGCCTACAACGCCTATCTATTGAAATTGCTGGAAGAGAATTTATCCGCCGGTGCAGGACGCGCCATCCCGGTGCTGTCCACCGAAGCGCTGGGCATCGCACCCAATCACGTTGAAGCACTGGCCTTCGCTTGGCTGGCACAGCGCTTCTGCCTGCGCATGCCGGGCAACCTGCCGGCAGTCACCGGCGCGCGTGGCCTGCGCGTACTCGGAGGACTTTATCCGGCACAGTAA
- a CDS encoding glycine zipper 2TM domain-containing protein: MKHHYISLLVVGLSMIALLNGCAGGPDYQSPPGGPNAPPSYSNSNTGVIEEIEVSHQQSSGVGGAIVGGVVGGLLGNQIGSGSGRTAATVAGAVGGGVVGNQVQKNHSGREVYNIRVRMNDGSVQSFAQDSTDNLRVGDRVRLDGGRVYRY, translated from the coding sequence ATGAAACACCATTACATTTCCCTGCTCGTCGTCGGCTTGAGCATGATTGCTTTGCTCAACGGTTGCGCCGGCGGACCGGATTACCAGTCACCTCCCGGCGGCCCCAATGCGCCGCCTTCCTATTCCAATTCCAATACGGGTGTGATTGAAGAGATTGAAGTCAGCCATCAGCAAAGCAGCGGTGTCGGCGGCGCTATCGTTGGCGGTGTGGTGGGCGGCTTGCTGGGCAATCAGATTGGCAGCGGTTCTGGTCGTACTGCGGCAACTGTCGCCGGCGCCGTAGGCGGCGGTGTGGTCGGCAACCAGGTGCAGAAAAATCATAGCGGACGCGAGGTCTACAATATTCGGGTGCGCATGAACGATGGTTCGGTACAGAGCTTTGCCCAGGACAGCACGGACAACCTGCGGGTCGGTGACCGGGTTCGCCTCGATGGCGGCCGTGTGTACCGATATTAA